The following is a genomic window from Episyrphus balteatus chromosome 1, idEpiBalt1.1, whole genome shotgun sequence.
TCTATCATCTATCTATCTACAAGGTCGTATTGGTTTGATACAAGTCTGAAACAAACTAAATGCTGGTGTGCCCAAATACGAGCTATTAATATGGGCAACAACGAAATGTAGCGCCTCATGTCTCACGTTGTTCTTTCGTTATTTTTCTCACTAATGCTCTAATAAAATTGCTATTTGCATTCTTCCTCTCAAAAAATGGAACCGTAATTCAATTCATTCTTCGGGTACTCACTCGTTAGCTCataaaggtcttaaaatgtaaaatttcttGATTCCTCTCCTATGtgtttttaaacttaaacataataatttttctcaatttaacaaaaaaaagataatatttttgttgtcaAGGTTCTTCTATACCTACGCCAAGAATTTTTTTCGATCCCAAAATTCATCACCGCAGTAGTAAAATCCATTGCTTTCCAAACCTGAGCTTCTTTATTCCATTTCATTAAAGACTGGTTGAACGGAATAGCCAAAGTAATGACTTCCTCAACAGTAAAATAGAAATTTCCCAAATCCAAATAACTAAGAACTCAAGAACCTCCCCCCAAAAATAATAATGAGAATCCATACTTATGCATAAATACAATATATCTAATGTCACctacttcttcttcttattcCACCACACCACAAAACCCAATTCACACAAAACTATTTCCTCCTCCTTAGACTGGATAGACTTCAAAAATCCATTTCAGCGCACTCATAAATGAAAATATCATTTTCAGTCTTTCCAATGTCCTCGCTTCTGTCGTCCttaaaataaatgcataaaTGTATATATTGAAATAGCTTTTGCAGACAAAGAAGGACAATCATAAAACCGTGTCCTCCACAAAAatactatacacaaaaaaaaaaatatacacaaaaataaataaataaaaaaaaaaaaaacagaaaaatagtGCCTACCACGAAAATGCCTATACACAGAACCTTATAGTTCTTATATCCTCACCCTCTTGTTTTTGCTCGACTTTTACAGTTCTACTTATATACAAAAATGCTTCTTTGCATCTCTTGGGTAGTTATTTGTTCGAAACAAATATATTCCAAGTCAGTAAAAGCTAAAAGTGGAAAAATAAACCAAacgaaaccgaaaaaaaaaaaataaataaaaagacgCCAGAAGCGCACCACTGTGTGCTGCGGTGGGTATGGGTCTATATAGTAACTACCTTTTTGCAACATTGCTCCTAGTTACACATTCCAAGGAGTATTGATTAAACGACTCCTGCGAGGACGACGACGTCAGTTCGACTTAGTAACACGTTTGATTACGTATAGTAAACAAGGGGCAAGTCGTAAAACAAGTCACATTCTCCTTGAAATTCGAAGGACTTCGATCCCCTAGTGAGCGACAACGACGATAAACACAAAACAAAGGACATCACATCATCAGAAAGAAGCGGCTGTATAAccttaaataaatacaaaaaaaaaacaaaaaaaaaagcaatggaTGAGCATAAAGTTACAAAGAAGTCCTGTACCGCAATACTCTGCGAGCTGACACGTTTAAAATCTCAACAAAAGTATCTCGAATGCAGTCAAGTTAAATCGAATCCTGATAATTTCGGTTCTGTTGATGAAGATGTTAATGGTAGTGGCAATGGCGATGGTGTTTATTCCATTATTCGAGAAATTGAAGACTTAAAGATCACGTTGGCCAGagatttggaagaaaaaaagatgtcTGTCAAACGTGAGGTCGAAAACATGTGGATTTTTGTAAATGCTATACGAGATGATGTACTTGATGGAGAACGTTTGAAACAATATTCTGTACAATCAATTAGAGATAGAATTCTTTCTATTAACTCAATGTTGgggaaattaaatgaaattaatgaGCAGACTTTGAAGGATGTCCAACGGAAGattgttgaaattgaaaatgatacgaagtttttattgaaatagaatttttgtaaaattttgtttgacaacttATTTGAAGTTTATAtcaaatgttttatatttttataataaataaataaaattatcaaaatttattagttaaattatttaatagttTTAAGGAAGTATGGTAAAACTT
Proteins encoded in this region:
- the LOC129906831 gene encoding uncharacterized protein LOC129906831 translates to MDEHKVTKKSCTAILCELTRLKSQQKYLECSQVKSNPDNFGSVDEDVNGSGNGDGVYSIIREIEDLKITLARDLEEKKMSVKREVENMWIFVNAIRDDVLDGERLKQYSVQSIRDRILSINSMLGKLNEINEQTLKDVQRKIVEIENDTKFLLK